Within the Leptotrichia sp. oral taxon 498 genome, the region AAATCTAAATTTAAGAAAGAAGGCAATAAAATGAGTATGGATTTAAATAGAAAAGTTGTTACAAAAAATGCATATAGAGTGACAAAAGACAGATCAAAAACTGCACTTCGTGTAAGAGTTCCAGGTGGAGCTATTACAGCAGAAATAATGGGCTTAGTTGCAGATATAGCAAATACTTACGGAGATGGAAATGTGCATATTACAACTCGTCAAGGATTTGAAGTTTTGGGAATCAATTGGAAGGACATTGAAAAAGTCAACAAAATGGTTCAGCCAATTATGGAAAAATTAGATATTAATTACAAGGACAAAGATAAAGGATATGCAGCAGCTGGGACAAGAAATGTGGCAGCATGTATCGGAAATAAAGTTTGTCCAAAAGGGGCTTACAACACAACTGAACTTGCAAAAAAAATAGAAAAAGCGATTTTTCCAAATGATTTTCACTTTAAAGTTGCTCTAACTGGCTGTCCAAATGATTGTCAAAAAGTAAGAATGCACGATTTTGGAATAATCGGAATGGCAAAGCCTGAACTGGATGAATCAAGATGTGTTTCGTGTGGAATGTGTGAAAGAAAATGTAAAAAATTGTCTACAGGAGCGATTACATATAAAAATTATAAACCTGTGAGAGATCATGACAGATGCATAGGTTGTGGAGAATGTGTCTTAAACTGTCCTACAGGAGCGTGGACAAGATCACCCA harbors:
- the asrC gene encoding sulfite reductase subunit C, with the translated sequence MSMDLNRKVVTKNAYRVTKDRSKTALRVRVPGGAITAEIMGLVADIANTYGDGNVHITTRQGFEVLGINWKDIEKVNKMVQPIMEKLDINYKDKDKGYAAAGTRNVAACIGNKVCPKGAYNTTELAKKIEKAIFPNDFHFKVALTGCPNDCQKVRMHDFGIIGMAKPELDESRCVSCGMCERKCKKLSTGAITYKNYKPVRDHDRCIGCGECVLNCPTGAWTRSPKKYYKLAIMGRTGKQNPRLAEDWLLWADEESIIKIMKNTYEYVDKYIDRSLPKEHIGYIVDRTGFDEFKKWVLKDVNLPEEAIMIDRIYWGNSIKYPGIK